A single window of Pseudomonadota bacterium DNA harbors:
- the glgB gene encoding 1,4-alpha-glucan branching protein GlgB — protein MLGLLLQGRHGNPHTILGLHETTIAGAPARVIRVYNPHAREVTAIVGVDKTPLPCREIVPGYFECVFRHDAEGPVRYTLRFVSGDAVWECADPYAFLPTVGDIDLHLFNEGRHHDIHRVMGAHPREIEGVPGTAFAVWAPNAERVSVVGAFNHWDGRCHVMRSLGVSGVWELFVPGVGPGELYKFELRTRGGALLTKTDPYGFQFELRPSNAAVVTSLEGYTWGDSAWMERRAATSLQAGPVNIYEVHLGSWMQDPARKPRFMGYREIAPRLARYMLEMGYTHAELLPIMEHPFDGSWGYQVTGYYGVTSRYGSPEDFMWFVDHLHQQGLGVIVDWVPAHFPRDAWALGRFDGTALYEHEDPRLGEHRDWGTYIFNYGRNEVRNFLVGNALFWLEMYHVDGLRVDAVASMLYLDYSRDEGQWLPNRHGGRENLEAIEFLKHTNMIVHERHPGAVTIAEESTSWPLVTRPVYVGGLGFDFKWNMGWMNDFLEYVKLDPVHRKYHHNKLTFAMVYAYSESFMLVLSHDEVVHGKGSLVGKMPGDEWRRFANLRVSLAYMYCHPGKKLMFMGGEFGQVQEWFEAESLHWHVLEHPFHQGMHRFSREVGRLYLNERSLHEVDASWQGFEWIDCNDYDHSVVSWIRRAEDSDDFIVCLFNFTPVVREGWRIGVPRDGQYLEILNSDGDAYGGSNVGNLGGVSAEAVPSHGRPFSISVTIPPLGALVLKPDPATWSPLNALEAPQGPPEEAPEAAVEGTDGSV, from the coding sequence ATGCTCGGCCTGCTGCTGCAGGGCCGACACGGCAATCCACACACGATTCTCGGCCTGCACGAAACGACCATCGCCGGCGCGCCGGCGCGCGTCATCCGGGTCTACAACCCACACGCCCGCGAGGTCACCGCGATTGTTGGCGTCGACAAGACGCCGCTGCCGTGCCGTGAGATCGTACCCGGGTACTTCGAGTGCGTGTTTCGGCACGATGCCGAGGGTCCGGTTCGCTACACCCTCCGCTTCGTGTCGGGCGACGCAGTGTGGGAGTGTGCCGACCCCTATGCGTTCCTCCCGACGGTGGGCGACATTGATCTGCATCTTTTCAACGAGGGCCGTCATCACGACATCCATCGCGTCATGGGGGCGCATCCGCGCGAGATCGAGGGGGTTCCGGGCACTGCATTCGCCGTGTGGGCTCCCAACGCCGAGCGCGTGAGCGTCGTCGGTGCCTTCAATCACTGGGATGGTCGCTGCCACGTCATGCGCTCGCTGGGGGTGAGCGGGGTGTGGGAGCTGTTCGTGCCTGGCGTCGGGCCGGGGGAGCTGTACAAGTTCGAGCTGCGCACGCGCGGCGGCGCGCTCCTCACCAAGACCGATCCCTACGGCTTCCAGTTCGAGCTCCGCCCGTCGAACGCCGCCGTGGTCACGTCGCTCGAGGGGTACACGTGGGGCGATTCCGCCTGGATGGAGCGCCGCGCCGCCACGTCGCTGCAGGCGGGGCCGGTGAACATCTACGAGGTGCACCTCGGCTCGTGGATGCAGGACCCCGCGCGCAAGCCGAGATTCATGGGCTACCGGGAGATCGCTCCCCGTCTGGCTCGGTACATGCTCGAGATGGGGTATACCCACGCCGAGCTGCTCCCGATCATGGAGCATCCCTTCGACGGCTCGTGGGGCTATCAGGTGACGGGGTACTACGGGGTGACCAGCCGCTACGGCAGCCCGGAAGACTTCATGTGGTTCGTCGATCACCTGCACCAGCAGGGGCTGGGGGTGATCGTCGACTGGGTGCCCGCCCACTTCCCGCGCGACGCGTGGGCGCTCGGGCGCTTCGACGGCACGGCGCTGTATGAGCACGAAGACCCTCGTCTCGGCGAGCACCGGGACTGGGGAACCTACATCTTCAACTATGGCCGCAACGAGGTTCGCAACTTCCTCGTGGGCAACGCCTTGTTCTGGCTCGAGATGTACCATGTCGACGGGCTGAGGGTCGACGCGGTCGCGTCGATGCTCTATCTCGACTACTCTCGCGATGAGGGGCAGTGGCTTCCCAACCGCCATGGCGGGCGGGAGAACCTCGAGGCCATCGAGTTCCTCAAGCACACCAACATGATCGTTCACGAACGCCATCCCGGGGCGGTGACCATCGCAGAGGAGTCCACCTCGTGGCCGCTTGTGACCCGCCCGGTGTACGTGGGGGGGCTCGGGTTCGACTTCAAGTGGAACATGGGGTGGATGAACGACTTCCTCGAATACGTGAAGCTCGATCCGGTTCACCGCAAGTACCATCACAACAAGCTCACCTTCGCCATGGTGTACGCCTACAGCGAGAGCTTCATGCTCGTTCTCTCGCACGACGAGGTGGTGCACGGCAAGGGATCGCTCGTTGGAAAGATGCCAGGCGACGAGTGGCGCCGGTTCGCCAATCTGCGCGTCTCCCTCGCGTACATGTACTGCCACCCTGGAAAGAAGCTCATGTTCATGGGAGGCGAGTTCGGTCAGGTGCAGGAGTGGTTCGAAGCCGAGAGCCTGCACTGGCACGTGCTCGAGCACCCGTTCCATCAGGGCATGCATCGCTTCAGCCGCGAGGTCGGTCGGCTCTATCTCAATGAGCGCTCGCTGCACGAGGTCGACGCGTCGTGGCAGGGCTTTGAGTGGATTGATTGCAACGACTACGATCACAGCGTTGTCTCATGGATTCGCAGAGCGGAGGATTCAGACGACTTCATCGTCTGTCTCTTCAACTTCACGCCCGTGGTGCGGGAGGGGTGGCGCATCGGCGTGCCCCGCGATGGCCAGTACCTGGAGATCCTCAACAGCGATGGCGATGCCTACGGGGGCAGCAACGTCGGCAATCTCGGCGGGGTGAGCGCCGAAGCCGTGCCGTCGCATGGTCGTCCGTTCTCCATATCGGTGACGATACCGCCGCTTGGCGCGCTCGTTCTCAAGCCTGATCCTGCGACCTGGTCCCCGCTGAACGCGCTCGAGGCGCCGCAAGGGCCGCCGGAAGAAGCGCCGGAAGCTGCGGTCGAGGGCACTGACGGATCCGTCTGA